A genomic segment from Nitrospira sp. encodes:
- a CDS encoding Universal stress protein family yields the protein MNPRLITRILFPTDFSDCSARAQEYAMYLATAWDVTVDVLHVIERPVWLKDNAAGLSVVEQAQKETARRLEVVQDQMARSGIAGSVRQSVGIPSEQINLVARENGADLVVLGAQGCTKILHGLLGSTAERVIKEGPCPILAVPGLGDEEARPVTEALSSIPVRHILAPVDFSSPSLDSLEYAIQLANGLGSKVTLVHVLEPLYYDLEYGLGAIEHDVRKRDHWKKQLTEFRDLIKSLGLQAEFEISGGIPSESILSSALRVGCDLIVMGTHGRRGISRLRFGSVAEAVLRRATCPVLTVKAPKFALGHPRLVPQVVAEA from the coding sequence ATGAATCCACGATTGATAACGCGCATCCTTTTCCCAACGGATTTTTCAGACTGTTCCGCCCGGGCGCAGGAGTACGCGATGTATTTGGCGACCGCCTGGGATGTCACGGTGGATGTGCTTCACGTCATCGAACGGCCCGTTTGGTTGAAGGATAACGCGGCCGGGCTTTCGGTCGTGGAACAGGCGCAGAAGGAGACCGCCCGTCGACTGGAGGTCGTTCAGGATCAGATGGCGCGCAGCGGTATTGCAGGCTCGGTGCGACAGTCAGTGGGGATTCCCAGCGAACAGATCAACCTTGTCGCACGAGAGAACGGAGCTGATTTAGTGGTGCTTGGTGCCCAGGGGTGTACCAAGATTTTGCACGGACTCCTTGGAAGCACGGCCGAACGGGTCATCAAGGAAGGGCCCTGTCCGATACTTGCTGTTCCCGGCCTTGGTGATGAGGAGGCAAGACCGGTCACGGAGGCTCTGTCTTCCATTCCTGTTCGCCACATTCTCGCCCCGGTTGATTTCTCCAGTCCGTCGTTAGATTCATTGGAATACGCAATCCAGTTGGCCAATGGCTTGGGATCCAAAGTGACCTTGGTACACGTGCTGGAGCCGCTCTACTATGACTTGGAGTACGGCCTCGGTGCGATCGAGCATGACGTTCGTAAGCGGGATCATTGGAAAAAGCAACTCACGGAATTCAGAGATCTCATCAAATCCTTGGGATTGCAGGCTGAATTTGAGATTTCGGGAGGAATACCGTCGGAGTCCATACTCAGTAGCGCGTTGCGGGTCGGATGCGATCTCATCGTGATGGGGACTCATGGGCGACGTGGCATATCGCGCCTGCGGTTCGGCAGTGTGGCGGAAGCCGTATTGCGTCGCGCGACGTGCCCTGTCTTGACGGTGAAAGCGCCGAAGTTCGCGCTCGGTCATCCGCGTCTCGTTCCACAGGTGGTGGCAGAAGCGTAA
- a CDS encoding Carbonic anhydrase, beta class, whose translation MKRLVEGIHRFQSGVFGRKKELFERLAKGQEPDALFITCSDSRVSPTLLTQTLPGDLFILRNAGNLVPPYGPMHGAEAAAIEYAIEALAVNDIIVCGHTHCGAMKAVLDPASLEALPATKGWLIYAEATRRVMAAHYQDLPKDEKLEICIEENVLVQVENLRTHPSVLTALSHGKLRLHAWVYEIESGNVMAFDDEAGQYVSVAEAGRGVAERPDRLSAIREI comes from the coding sequence GTGAAAAGATTGGTCGAGGGCATCCATCGGTTTCAGTCCGGCGTCTTTGGCAGGAAGAAGGAGTTGTTCGAGCGTCTCGCCAAGGGGCAAGAGCCGGACGCGCTCTTCATTACCTGTTCGGACAGTCGAGTCAGTCCCACCCTCCTGACTCAGACCCTGCCGGGCGACCTGTTCATCCTTCGCAATGCCGGCAACCTCGTTCCTCCCTATGGCCCGATGCACGGCGCGGAAGCAGCGGCGATCGAATATGCGATCGAAGCCTTGGCGGTGAACGACATCATCGTCTGCGGCCACACCCACTGCGGCGCGATGAAGGCGGTGCTGGACCCTGCTTCTCTGGAGGCCCTCCCGGCGACGAAGGGGTGGCTCATCTACGCCGAAGCCACGAGACGGGTGATGGCGGCGCATTACCAGGACCTGCCAAAGGACGAGAAACTCGAGATCTGCATCGAAGAGAACGTGCTCGTCCAGGTCGAGAACCTCCGTACGCATCCGTCGGTGTTGACCGCCCTGTCACACGGCAAGTTGCGGCTTCATGCCTGGGTCTATGAAATCGAGAGCGGCAACGTGATGGCCTTCGACGACGAGGCGGGGCAATACGTGTCCGTCGCGGAGGCCGGTCGAGGCGTGGCGGAGCGCCCGGATCGCCTTTCGGCCATTCGAGAGATTTGA
- a CDS encoding Inner membrane transport permease YhhJ yields the protein MRAVNILQLGIKELYSLARDSRLLILIGYSFSVAIYAGATAMPEALNKAPIAIVDEDRSPLSLRIVGAFYPPHFLVPELVPQTGMDKGMDAGLFTFALNIPPEFQRDLLAGRRPTIQLNVDATRMSQAFVGSGYIQTIITDEVNEFARRYRGSTVPQVDLALRARFNPSLTQTWFGAVVQVINNVTMLSLVLTGAALIRERERGTIEHLLVMPVTPLEIMTSKVWPMGLVVLAACAFALLFIVQGLLAMPIEGSRTLFFVGAAVHLFATTSLGIFLATVARSMPQFGVLLVLVTLPLQMLSGGTTPRESMPEFVQTVMLVAPTTHFVALAQAVLYRGAGLEVVWPQLLSLAAIGGVFFMVALGRLRKTIGQMA from the coding sequence ATGCGTGCCGTGAACATTCTGCAGCTGGGAATCAAAGAACTCTACAGTCTGGCCCGCGACTCACGGCTGCTGATCCTGATCGGCTACTCGTTCTCCGTTGCCATCTATGCCGGAGCGACGGCTATGCCGGAAGCGCTCAACAAGGCTCCGATCGCTATCGTCGATGAGGATCGGTCGCCGCTCTCGCTGCGCATCGTCGGCGCGTTTTATCCCCCTCACTTCCTTGTTCCGGAATTGGTCCCACAGACGGGCATGGACAAGGGCATGGATGCCGGCCTGTTCACCTTCGCGCTCAACATTCCTCCGGAGTTCCAGCGCGACCTGCTGGCCGGACGAAGGCCGACAATCCAGCTCAACGTCGATGCCACCCGCATGAGCCAGGCCTTCGTCGGCAGCGGCTACATTCAAACCATCATCACCGACGAAGTGAACGAGTTCGCTCGACGTTATCGTGGAAGCACTGTGCCACAGGTAGACCTCGCGCTACGCGCCCGCTTCAATCCCTCGTTGACTCAGACCTGGTTCGGCGCGGTGGTACAGGTCATCAACAACGTGACGATGTTGTCCCTCGTGCTCACCGGTGCCGCGCTGATCCGCGAGCGGGAGCGTGGCACCATTGAACATCTCCTGGTCATGCCGGTGACCCCATTGGAAATTATGACCAGCAAGGTCTGGCCGATGGGCTTGGTCGTTCTCGCCGCCTGCGCCTTTGCGCTCCTGTTCATCGTACAGGGCCTGCTGGCCATGCCGATCGAGGGCTCGCGTACCCTGTTTTTTGTCGGCGCGGCAGTGCATCTGTTTGCCACCACATCCCTGGGCATCTTCCTGGCCACGGTCGCCCGCTCAATGCCCCAGTTCGGAGTGTTGCTGGTACTCGTAACGCTGCCCCTGCAGATGTTATCCGGCGGCACCACCCCGCGCGAGAGTATGCCTGAGTTCGTGCAAACCGTGATGCTGGTCGCACCCACCACCCACTTCGTCGCGCTGGCGCAGGCCGTGTTGTATCGCGGAGCCGGTCTGGAGGTGGTGTGGCCCCAACTCCTCAGCCTCGCCGCGATCGGAGGCGTCTTTTTCATGGTCGCGTTGGGGCGGCTACGGAAAACCATCGGGCAGATGGCGTGA